AGTGAGAGATGAATCTAGGAAAGAGATTCCACTCAATGAGAGTGAGAGaagggaaatggaagaagacaaggagaACAAAGAAGACTCAGAAAAATGTGTGACTTCTAAATgccaagaaatagaaatttatttgaaacagacaatttctgaaaaagaaatggaactACAGCATGTAAGGAAGGATTTGGAAGAAAAGATGGCAGCAGAAGCACAATTACAGGCTGTAGTCCAACAGATGAATCAAAACTTGCAAGATAAAGCAAACCAAATAGATTTGCTCCAAGCAGAAATTATTGAAAATCAAGCAGTTATCCAGAAGTTAACCACAGGGGCCAAGGATGCAGGTGATGGAGGCTGTACCACACCTGTAAAAGAAACAGTGGTGAGCAGTCCACCTGCCGCAGGTAGTGGAGAACATTGGAAACCTGAACTGGAAGAAAAGATACTGgaacttgaaaaagaaaaggagcaacTTCAAAAGAAGCTTCAGGAAGCCTTAACCTCACGTAAGGCAATTCTTAAAAAGGCACAGGAGAAGGAAAGACAACTTAGGGAGGAGCTAAAGCAACAGAAAGATGACTATAATCACTTGCAAGAACAGTTTGATAAGCAAAGCAAGGAAAATGAGGACATTGAAGACCAGCTAAGGCAGCTCCAAATTCAACTAAGGGAGTCCGTAGACAGAAAACTTCCAGGCACTGACCAGCAGGAACTGCACTATCCTGCTCAAAGTTTATTCAAAGCCACAGAACAGCATCCCACTCAAGCTACTTTAGAGTCTGACTTGTGCCCACACTTGCTTTCTCAACACGGAGATGCAAATACTCTACAGGGCCATACTTCTATTGCCCAAATTAAGGCCTATCTGAAAGAAATAGAAGCTGAGAAAGAAGAGTTAAAATTGAAAGTAAGTTCTACAACAAGTGAGCTTACTAAAAAGTCAGAAGAAGTATTTCAGTTAAAagagcaaataaacaaacagggTTTAGAAATCCAGAGTCTGAAGGAAGCATCCCATGAAACTGAAGCCCACACAGAAACCCTGAGGCTGAAATTGGAAAGCAGTCAACTAGAAATTGCTGGCCTAGAACACCTGAGAGCATTACAGCCCAAACTAGATGAACTCCAAAATCTCATAAGCCAAAAGGAAGAAGAGGTTAGCCACCTCTCTGGACAGCTgagtgagaaaggaaaaaaccTTACTAAAGTACAGACAGAAATGATAGAACAGGAGGACTTAATTAAGGCTCTGCATACACAGTTGGAAATGCAAGCCAAAGAGCATGAAGGAAGGTTAAAGCAGTTACAGGTGGAGATTTGTGAAATGAAGCAGAAATCAGAAGACattgtagaagaaaataaaacaaagcaactAATACAAAGGAAACTGCAAGCTGCACTTATTTCCCGAAAAGAAGcactcaaagaaaataaaagtctccAAGAAGAGTTGTCTTTGGCCAGAGATACCATCGAACGCCTCACCAAGTCTTTGGCAGATGTGGAAAGTCAACTTTCtgctcaaaataaagaaaaagatacactctTAGGAAAGTTAGCTCTTCTTCAGGAAGAAAGAGACAGACTCATTACAGAAATGGATAGATCCTTACTAGAAAATCAAAATCTCAGTGGCTCTTGTGAAAGTCTGAAACTAGCTCTAGAGGGTCTTACTGAAGACAAGGAAAACTTAGCGAAGGAAATTGAATCTCTGAAGTGCTCTAAGattgcagaaagcacagaatGGCAAGAGAAACACAAAGAATTACAGAAAGAGTATGAGATTCTTCTGCAGTCCTATGAGAATGTTAGTAATGAAGCAGAAAGGATTCAGCATGTAGTGGAAACCGTGAGGCATGAAAAGCAAGAACTATATGGCAAATTGAGAAGCTTAGAAGCCaacaagaaagagacagaaaagcaGTTGCAAGAAGCTGAACAAGAAATGGagggaatgaaggaaaaaatgagaaagtttgCTAAATCTAAACAACTGAAAATCATAGAGCTAGAAGAAGAGAATGACCGGCTTCGAGCAGAAGTGCACCCTGCAGGAGATACAGCAAAAGAATGCATGGAAGCACTTCTTGCTTCTAATTCCAACATGAAGGAGGAACTAGAAAGGGTCAAAGCAGAGTATAATACCCTTTCAAAGGAGTTTGAAGCTTTAATGGCTGAGAAAGACAGTTTAAGTGTAGAGGTTCAAGATTTAAAACATCAGGTAGAAGATAATGTATCTAAACAAGCTAGCCTTGAGGCCACTGAGAAACCAGAAAACCAACAGGATATCATTGAAGGGCCAACACAGCCTGTACCAGGTGCAGATCAAGGGCAAGACTCTCCAAGTATGAGCACAGAGCCTGAAGGCGCCGAAGCTGTTCTATCAGAGCACAGTGCCAAACTGGACATTGGTGAGAATTTTAGTTCCTATGATGAAATTAATAACTACCTACAGCAACTTGATCAGTTTAAAGAAAGAATTGCtgaattagaggaagaaaaacagaaaggcaAAGAACTTAGTCAGTCTCTAGAAGATGAGAAAAATGCCTTACTGAGTCAAATATCAGCAAAGGATAGCGAACTAAAACTGCTTCAGGAAGAAGTAACCAAAATAAACCTGTTAAACCAGCAAATCCAAGAAGACCTCTCCAGAGTTACCAAACTAAAGGAGACagcagaagaagagaaagatgacTTAGAAGAGAGGCTCATGAATCAATTGGCAGAACTTAACGGAAGCATTGGGAATTACTATCAGGATGTTACGGATGCCCAAATAAAAAATGAGCAATTGGAATCTGAAATGCAGAACCTTAAAAGGTGTGTGAGTGAATTGGAAGAGGAAAAACAACAGTTGGTCAAGGAGAAAACGAAGGTAGAATCAGAAATACGAAAGGAATATTTAGAGAAAATACAAAGTGCTCAGAAAGGACCTAGCAATAAAAGCCATGCAAAGGAACTTCAGGAGCTGTTGAAAGGAAAACAACAAGAACTAAAGcagctgcagaaagactgcatCCGGTATCAGGAGAAGATTAGTGCTCTGGAGAGAACTGTTAAGGCTCTAGAATTTGTTCAGACTGAATCTCAAAAGGATTTGGAAATAACCAAAGAAAATTTGGCACAAGCAGTTGAACACCGCCAAAAGGCACAAGCAGAATTAGCTAGCTTCAAAGTTCTGCTGGATGACACACAAAGTGAAGCAGCAAGAGTCCTAGCAGACAATCTCAAGCTGAAAAAAGAACTTCAGTCAAATAAGGAATCGGTGAAAAGCCAAATGAAACAAAAGGATGAAGATCTTGAGCGAAGACTGGAGCAGGCCGAAGAGAAACAcctgaaagagaagaagaatatGCAAGAGAAACTGGATAATTTACATAGAGAAAAAGTTCACTTGGAAGAGACTCTTGGAGAGATTCAGATGACTTTGAACAAGAAAGACAAGGAACTGAAGCAACTGCAGGAGAACTTGGACAGTACTGTGGCCCAGCTCGCAGCCTTCACTAAGAGTATGTCTTCCCTCCAGGATGATCGGGACAGGGTGATAGATGAAGCCAAGAAATGGGAGAGGAAGTTTGTTGATGCCATTCaaagcaaagaagaagaaattagacTCAAAGAGGAAAACTGCAGTGTTCTAAGAGACCAGCTCAGACAGATGTCCATCCATATGGAGGAATTGAAGATCAACATTTCCAGGTAAatgcttaataatttttttttctttctgaggtaATTGAGGGCAAAGAAAGTCTCTAGATTATTCCTATTCCCTTTAGAATTATGGAATTACTTGTTAAATTCCCTTTGAAGATACATTCTCTGTCACGTCTGACTTTTGTATGTTTATAGGAGCTTCTTACTACAACATGAAAACATTCATCTTCCTCTCTAATGAGAGGTCTCTTGggtttctcattctttttatttccatttctggaTTTCTTGACTACCAAAATAACCTTCTCTGGATTTGTACCATAGTTGACTcccatattattttcttttctcttcctcataGTCCACATCAATTTATATGCCTATTAGAATTAatttcctcagcctccaaatttaTGGTATCATTTTTCAGGCTCAAGAAATAAcaatgtgctggggatgtggctcaagtggtagcgcactggcctggcatgcgtgcagcccgggtttgatcctcagcaccacatacaaacaaagatgttgtgtccaccaaaaaaaactaaaaaataaatattgaaaattctctctctctcaaaaaaaagaaataacaatgttCCCCACCATTTGTACTCTTCTACTTCTAATAGGATCCTTCTGTTTTCCACCTCTTATAccaaaattattcattaaaaataccaaacattaacttgtctggagcaaaatagaaaaaaaaaatacagggagAAAATGTTACTTTTCTCAGTGTCCAAAACCATATCACTAAAAGAAGCAATATATTTTGGAGTTTATGATTTAAATCTATGAATCCTTAGGTTGATAATATGTTTACTACATTGAGCAGACAAGCATACAGATAATATCTCATTAAAAAGTTTAACACTGTCATTTATGAATATGGATTCATTTGTAGATTTGTTGAGTACAAGTTGCATTGCAGTATTTATTCCTTAGGTACAATATTTCTTGAACTCTTTAGTTAATGACAGCCCCCCTCTTTTATTTTAAGGCTTGAACATGACAAGCAGATTTGGGAATCCAAGGCCCAGACAGAGGTTCAGCATCAACAGAAGGTCTGTGAGGCTCTACAGGGGGAAAACAAAGAACTTCTGTCACAGCTTGAAGAGACTCGGCACCTATACCACAATTCTCAGAATGAATTAACTAAGTTGGAATCAGAACTTAAGATTCTCAGAGACCAGTCAACTGATTTAAATAACTCTTTAGAAAAATGTAAGGAACATAAAGAAACTCTGGAAGGGATCATAAAGCAACAAGAAGCTGATATCCAAAATTGTAAGTTCAAGTATGAACAAGTAGAAACTGATCTCCAGGCCTCTCAAGAACTGACCAGCAGGCtgcatgaagaaataaatatgaagGAACAGAAGATTGAAAGCCTGCTTTCTGGCAAGGAAGAGGCAGTCCAAATAGCTATTGCTGAATTGCATCAGCAGcatgataaagaaattaaagaactgGAAAACCTGCTGTcccaagaggaagaggagaatatcgtcttagaagaagaaaacaaaaaagctgTTGACAAAACCAATCAGCTTATGGAAACATTGAAAACcatcaaaaaggaaaacattcagcAGAAAGCTCAATTGGATTCCTTTGTTAAATCCATGTCTTCACTTCAGAATGACCGAGACCGCATAGTAAGTGACTATCAACAGCTGGAAGAGCGACATCTCTCTATAATCTTGGAAAAAGACCAACTCATCCAGGAAGCTGCTGCTGAGAATAATAAGCTTAAGGAAGAAATTCGAGGCTTAAGAAGTCATATGGATGATCTCAATTCTGAGAATGCCAAGCTGGATGCAGAACTGATCCAGTATAGGGAAGACCTGAACCAGGTGATATCAATAAAAGAttctcagcaaaagcaactcCTTGAAGTTCAACTTCAGCAAAATAAGGAGCTGAAAAATGAGTGTGCTAAGTTAGAAGAAAAGCTAAAGGAGTCCGAGAAAGCAAAGGAGGGTCTGCAGAGGTCCTCTGCTGCCCTCCAAGAGGAGAAACAAAGTTTATCTAAAGAGATTGAAAGCTTGAAAGTATCCATATCCCAACTAAATAGGCAAGTGACAACCTTGCAAGAAGAAGGTACTTTAGGTATGTACCACACCCAATTAAAAGTAAAAGAGGAGGAGGTTCAGAGGTTAAGTGCAATACTTTCCTCCTCTCAGAAAAGAATTACAGAATTGGAAGAGGAATTGGTTCGTGTTCAAAAGGAAGCTACCAGGAAGGTAGGCGAAATTGAAGATAAACTGAAAAAGGAATTAAAGCACCTTCATCATGATGCGGGGATAATGCGAAATGAAACTGAAACAGCAGAAGAGAGGGTGGCAGAGTTAGCAAGAGATCTGATGGAGATGGAACAGAAATTACTCGTGGtcaccaaagaaaataaagatctcACAGCACAAATTCAGTCTTTTGGAAGGTCTATGAATTCCTTGCAAGACAGTAGAGATCATGCCAACGAGGAGCTTGATGAACTGAAAAGGAAATATGATGCCAGCCTGAAGGAGGTGGCCCAACTAAGAGAACAAATGGGCCTCCTACACAGAGAGAGCGATGCGCTTCTTTCTCAAACAGGCTTTCACTCCAACAGCACTGAGGAGAATGGCTTGTCTCGCCTTGAGAAACTTAACCAACAGCTCATATCTAAAGATGAACAACTGCTTCAATTATCCTCACAACTAGAAGATTCTTACAACCAGGTGCAGTCCTTTTCCAAGGCTATGGCCAGTCTACAGAATGAGAGAGATCACCTGTGGAATGAGCTGGAGAAATTCCGAAAGTCAGAGGATGGGAAGCAGAAGTCTGCAGCCCATCCTGTCTCCAGCCCCGCTGAAGTACAGAGTTTGAAAAAAGCAATGTCTTCACTCCAAAATGACAGAGACCGACTAGTG
This window of the Ictidomys tridecemlineatus isolate mIctTri1 chromosome 3, mIctTri1.hap1, whole genome shotgun sequence genome carries:
- the Golgb1 gene encoding golgin subfamily B member 1 isoform X3, which produces MLSRLSGLANVVLHELSGDGTDQNMRAPLDPEVPQELDMEFNSRTEEDVLERLAYAEQLVVELKESIRQKDIQLQQKDEALQEERKTADDKIKKIKLHAKAKLTALNKHIEEMKAQGGTVQPPESQSKESFSKHDKSSTEEEMKMENIKHELQEKEKLISSLQARLTEAEQAAQFDKSSTEMEEFVMMKQQLQEKEELISTLQAQLSQTQAEQAAQVVREKDARFETQVRLHEDELLQLVTQADVETEMQQKLKMLQRKLEEHEEALSGRAQVVDLLQQELTAAEQRNQSLSQQLQQMESEHNILRNTMEIERRESTVLKEKMELEMAERKLSFHNLQEEVQHLMGQIEQAGQVQTELESQYFALEQKHKTEIEEKTVCILNLQKTEQELQSACDALKDENLKLLQDKNEQAVKSAQIIQQLEDQLQQKSEEINQFLNKPTFQKHEIASQTSFPDISDEGTQAVTEETIASLQKRVVELENEKGALLLSSIELEELKAENEKLSSQITLLKTQNKTEEADSEVHEISMVDITISKKSSSSTEESGQDVLENTFSQNHKELSVLLLEMKEAQEEIAFLKSQLQGKRAEGDHEIPDQKEVQQMEGEGIPPVRMQVCLENTAQDFPLVPNEESSVPVVEKEEEVSTELQNTTSEEISLNDTGIEIKSSEQGDADKSPSAVPDVGQCHHDEIERLKSQILEIETSFHKAEEIYEKNLDEKAQEISSLTQLIEEFKKNAEDTSSALTALSEERDQLLTQVKELNVLAELRAQVKQLETNLEEAEKQRRLDYESQTTQHNLFTEQIHSLNIEAKSKDVKIEALQKELDDVQLQFSEQSTLMKSLQSQLQKKESEVLEGAERVRGISSKMEELSQALSQKELEIAKMDQLLLEKKRDVETLQQTIEEKDQQVTEISFSMTEKMVQLNEEKFSLGVEIKTLKEQLNLLSRAEEAKKEQVEEDNEVISGLKHNYDESSPAGLINKEELQHELDRLKKESEQRKRKLQAALINRKELLQRVSTLEEELAKVRDESRKEIPLNESERREMEEDKENKEDSEKCVTSKCQEIEIYLKQTISEKEMELQHVRKDLEEKMAAEAQLQAVVQQMNQNLQDKANQIDLLQAEIIENQAVIQKLTTGAKDAGDGGCTTPVKETVVSSPPAAGSGEHWKPELEEKILELEKEKEQLQKKLQEALTSRKAILKKAQEKERQLREELKQQKDDYNHLQEQFDKQSKENEDIEDQLRQLQIQLRESVDRKLPGTDQQELHYPAQSLFKATEQHPTQATLESDLCPHLLSQHGDANTLQGHTSIAQIKAYLKEIEAEKEELKLKVSSTTSELTKKSEEVFQLKEQINKQGLEIQSLKEASHETEAHTETLRLKLESSQLEIAGLEHLRALQPKLDELQNLISQKEEEVSHLSGQLSEKGKNLTKVQTEMIEQEDLIKALHTQLEMQAKEHEGRLKQLQVEICEMKQKSEDIVEENKTKQLIQRKLQAALISRKEALKENKSLQEELSLARDTIERLTKSLADVESQLSAQNKEKDTLLGKLALLQEERDRLITEMDRSLLENQNLSGSCESLKLALEGLTEDKENLAKEIESLKCSKIAESTEWQEKHKELQKEYEILLQSYENVSNEAERIQHVVETVRHEKQELYGKLRSLEANKKETEKQLQEAEQEMEGMKEKMRKFAKSKQLKIIELEEENDRLRAEVHPAGDTAKECMEALLASNSNMKEELERVKAEYNTLSKEFEALMAEKDSLSVEVQDLKHQVEDNVSKQASLEATEKPENQQDIIEGPTQPVPGADQGQDSPSMSTEPEGAEAVLSEHSAKLDIGENFSSYDEINNYLQQLDQFKERIAELEEEKQKGKELSQSLEDEKNALLSQISAKDSELKLLQEEVTKINLLNQQIQEDLSRVTKLKETAEEEKDDLEERLMNQLAELNGSIGNYYQDVTDAQIKNEQLESEMQNLKRCVSELEEEKQQLVKEKTKVESEIRKEYLEKIQSAQKGPSNKSHAKELQELLKGKQQELKQLQKDCIRYQEKISALERTVKALEFVQTESQKDLEITKENLAQAVEHRQKAQAELASFKVLLDDTQSEAARVLADNLKLKKELQSNKESVKSQMKQKDEDLERRLEQAEEKHLKEKKNMQEKLDNLHREKVHLEETLGEIQMTLNKKDKELKQLQENLDSTVAQLAAFTKSMSSLQDDRDRVIDEAKKWERKFVDAIQSKEEEIRLKEENCSVLRDQLRQMSIHMEELKINISRLEHDKQIWESKAQTEVQHQQKVCEALQGENKELLSQLEETRHLYHNSQNELTKLESELKILRDQSTDLNNSLEKCKEHKETLEGIIKQQEADIQNCKFKYEQVETDLQASQELTSRLHEEINMKEQKIESLLSGKEEAVQIAIAELHQQHDKEIKELENLLSQEEEENIVLEEENKKAVDKTNQLMETLKTIKKENIQQKAQLDSFVKSMSSLQNDRDRIVSDYQQLEERHLSIILEKDQLIQEAAAENNKLKEEIRGLRSHMDDLNSENAKLDAELIQYREDLNQVISIKDSQQKQLLEVQLQQNKELKNECAKLEEKLKESEKAKEGLQRSSAALQEEKQSLSKEIESLKVSISQLNRQVTTLQEEGTLGMYHTQLKVKEEEVQRLSAILSSSQKRITELEEELVRVQKEATRKVGEIEDKLKKELKHLHHDAGIMRNETETAEERVAELARDLMEMEQKLLVVTKENKDLTAQIQSFGRSMNSLQDSRDHANEELDELKRKYDASLKEVAQLREQMGLLHRESDALLSQTGFHSNSTEENGLSRLEKLNQQLISKDEQLLQLSSQLEDSYNQVQSFSKAMASLQNERDHLWNELEKFRKSEDGKQKSAAHPVSSPAEVQSLKKAMSSLQNDRDRLLKELKNLQQQYLQINQEIIELRPLKAQLQDYQDKTKTFQIMQEELRQENLSWQHELHQLRMEKSSWEMHERRMKEQYLMAISDKDQQLSHLQNLLREFRSSSQTQTLKAQYQRQASPQTSTSLDGSQNLVYETELLRTQLNDSLKEIHQKEIRIQQLNSKFSQLLEEKNTLSIQLCDTNQSLRENQQHYTDLFNHCAVLEKQVQDLQAGLPHVDVAPGAPQEKNGVHRKSDPQESREPQQSFSEAQEQLCNTKQEVNELRKLLEEERDQRIAAENALSLAEEQIRRLEHNEWDSSRTPIIGSCGTQEQSFLIDITSNTCRRTRSGAGWKRVLRSLCHSRTRVPLLAAIYFLMIHVLLVLCFTGHL
- the Golgb1 gene encoding golgin subfamily B member 1 isoform X6, with the protein product MLSRLSGLANVVLHELSGDGTDQNMRAPLDPEVPQELDMEFNSRTEEDVLERLAYAEQLVVELKESIRQKDIQLQQKDEALQEERKTADDKIKKIKLHAKAKLTALNKHIEEMKAQGGTVQPPESQSKESFSKHDKSSTEEEMKMENIKHELQEKEKLISSLQARLTEAEQAAQFDKSSTEMEEFVMMKQQLQEKEELISTLQAQLSQTQAEQAAQLSSMQQVVREKDARFETQVRLHEDELLQLVTQADVETEMQQKLKMLQRKLEEHEEALSGRAQVVDLLQQELTAAEQRNQSLSQQLQQMESEHNILRNTMEIERRESTVLKEKMELEMAERKLSFHNLQEEVQHLMGQIEQAGQVQTELESQYFALEQKHKTEIEEKTVCILNLQKTEQELQSACDALKDENLKLLQDKNEQAVKSAQIIQQLEDQLQQKSEEINQFLNKPTFQKHEIASQTSFPDISDEGTQAVTEETIASLQKRVVELENEKGALLLSSIELEELKAENEKLSSQITLLKTQNKTEEADSEVHEISMVDITISKKSSSSTEESGQDVLENTFSQNHKELSVLLLEMKEAQEEIAFLKSQLQGKRAEGDHEIPDQKEVQQMEGEGIPPVRMQVCLENTAQDFPLVPNEESSVPVVEKEEEVSTELQNTTSEEISLNDTGIEIKSSEQGDADKSPSAVPDVGQCHHDEIERLKSQILEIETSFHKAEEIYEKNLDEKAQEISSLTQLIEEFKKNAEDTSSALTALSEERDQLLTQVKELNVLAELRAQVKQLETNLEEAEKQRRLDYESQTTQHNLFTEQIHSLNIEAKSKDVKIEALQKELDDVQLQFSEQSTLMKSLQSQLQKKESEVLEGAERVRGISSKMEELSQALSQKELEIAKMDQLLLEKKRDVETLQQTIEEKDQQVTEISFSMTEKMVQLNEEKFSLGVEIKTLKEQLNLLSRAEEAKKEQVEEDNEVISGLKHNYDESSPAGLINKEELQHELDRLKKESEQRKRKLQAALINRKELLQRVSTLEEELAKVRDESRKEIPLNESERREMEEDKENKEDSEKCVTSKCQEIEIYLKQTISEKEMELQHVRKDLEEKMAAEAQLQAVVQQMNQNLQDKANQIDLLQAEIIENQAVIQKLTTGAKDAGDGGCTTPVKETVVSSPPAAGSGEHWKPELEEKILELEKEKEQLQKKLQEALTSRKAILKKAQEKERQLREELKQQKDDYNHLQEQFDKQSKENEDIEDQLRQLQIQLRESVDRKLPGTDQQELHYPAQSLFKATEQHPTQATLESDLCPHLLSQHGDANTLQGHTSIAQIKAYLKEIEAEKEELKLKVSSTTSELTKKSEEVFQLKEQINKQGLEIQSLKEASHETEAHTETLRLKLESSQLEIAGLEHLRALQPKLDELQNLISQKEEEVSHLSGQLSEKGKNLTKVQTEMIEQEDLIKALHTQLEMQAKEHEGRLKQLQVEICEMKQKSEDIVEENKTKQLIQRKLQAALISRKEALKENKSLQEELSLARDTIERLTKSLADVESQLSAQNKEKDTLLGKLALLQEERDRLITEMDRSLLENQNLSGSCESLKLALEGLTEDKENLAKEIESLKCSKIAESTEWQEKHKELQKEYEILLQSYENVSNEAERIQHVVETVRHEKQELYGKLRSLEANKKETEKQLQEAEQEMEGMKEKMRKFAKSKQLKIIELEEENDRLRAEVHPAGDTAKECMEALLASNSNMKEELERVKAEYNTLSKEFEALMAEKDSLSVEVQDLKHQVEDNVSKQASLEATEKPENQQDIIEGPTQPVPGADQGQDSPSMSTEPEGAEAVLSEHSAKLDIGENFSSYDEINNYLQQLDQFKERIAELEEEKQKGKELSQSLEDEKNALLSQISAKDSELKLLQEEVTKINLLNQQIQEDLSRVTKLKETAEEEKDDLEERLMNQLAELNGSIGNYYQDVTDAQIKNEQLESEMQNLKRCVSELEEEKQQLVKEKTKVESEIRKEYLEKIQSAQKGPSNKSHAKELQELLKGKQQELKQLQKDCIRYQEKISALERTVKALEFVQTESQKDLEITKENLAQAVEHRQKAQAELASFKVLLDDTQSEAARVLADNLKLKKELQSNKESVKSQMKQKDEDLERRLEQAEEKHLKEKKNMQEKLDNLHREKVHLEETLGEIQMTLNKKDKELKQLQENLDSTVAQLAAFTKSMSSLQDDRDRVIDEAKKWERKFVDAIQSKEEEIRLKEENCSVLRDQLRQMSIHMEELKINISRLEHDKQIWESKAQTEVQHQQKVCEALQGENKELLSQLEETRHLYHNSQNELTKLESELKILRDQSTDLNNSLEKCKEHKETLEGIIKQQEADIQNCKFKYEQVETDLQASQELTSRLHEEINMKEQKIESLLSGKEEAVQIAIAELHQQHDKEIKELENLLSQEEEENIVLEEENKKAVDKTNQLMETLKTIKKENIQQKAQLDSFVKSMSSLQNDRDRIVSDYQQLEERHLSIILEKDQLIQEAAAENNKLKEEIRGLRSHMDDLNSENAKLDAELIQYREDLNQVISIKDSQQKQLLEVQLQQNKELKNECAKLEEKLKESEKAKEGLQRSSAALQEEKQSLSKEIESLKVSISQLNRQVTTLQEEGTLGMYHTQLKVKEEEVQRLSAILSSSQKRITELEEELVRVQKEATRKVGEIEDKLKKELKHLHHDAGIMRNETETAEERVAELARDLMEMEQKLLVVTKENKDLTAQIQSFGRSMNSLQDSRDHANEELDELKRKYDASLKEVAQLREQMGLLHRESDALLSQTGFHSNSTEENGLSRLEKLNQQLISKDEQLLQLSSQLEDSYNQVQSFSKAMASLQNERDHLWNELEKFRKSEDGKQKSAAHPVSSPAEVQSLKKAMSSLQNDRDRLKYLVLLIPEPLKILQTEGIEESAAAVLTD